A genome region from Kaistia algarum includes the following:
- the parS gene encoding type II RES/Xre toxin-antitoxin system antitoxin — MTIQHAIEIVGGSVALGHSVRSGRELVAAMRDGLPVGAVEHVIASGRLSLAELDQVVLPRKTLSHRRKIGTLTPDQSDRLMRTARVIAAAEETFGSQEKAATWLRRPTTALGGDTPLSLLDTSEGALIVEDLLARIDHGLAA, encoded by the coding sequence ATGACCATCCAGCATGCCATCGAGATCGTCGGCGGTAGTGTCGCCCTTGGGCATTCCGTTCGGAGCGGTAGGGAGCTCGTGGCCGCGATGCGGGACGGACTGCCTGTCGGCGCCGTCGAGCATGTTATCGCCAGCGGGCGGCTGAGCCTCGCCGAACTCGACCAGGTCGTCCTTCCCCGCAAGACGCTCTCCCATCGCCGGAAGATCGGCACGCTGACGCCGGACCAGTCCGACCGGCTGATGCGGACCGCACGGGTGATCGCGGCGGCGGAGGAGACCTTCGGCTCGCAGGAGAAGGCGGCGACATGGCTGCGCCGCCCGACGACGGCACTTGGCGGCGACACGCCGCTTTCGCTGCTCGACACATCCGAAGGCGCGCTCATCGTCGAAGATCTGCTCGCTCGCATCGATCACGGCCTCGCGGCCTGA
- a CDS encoding NADH:ubiquinone oxidoreductase subunit NDUFA12, protein MGWFLTELFTWWNGQTMGTRFFTWRKGEKVGTDEFGNTYYRTPDKYHTAGGSAERRWVIYNGYAEASKIPTGWHGWMHHRIDTPPSSQDYKPLDWQKPHKANPTGTPLAYRPKGSIVGADQRPRVAADYDAWTP, encoded by the coding sequence ATGGGCTGGTTCCTGACCGAACTCTTTACCTGGTGGAACGGCCAGACCATGGGCACGCGCTTCTTTACGTGGCGCAAGGGCGAAAAGGTCGGCACCGACGAATTCGGCAACACCTATTACCGCACGCCCGACAAGTACCACACGGCCGGCGGATCGGCTGAACGGCGCTGGGTCATCTATAATGGCTATGCCGAGGCGTCGAAGATTCCGACCGGCTGGCACGGCTGGATGCACCACCGCATCGACACGCCGCCCTCCTCCCAGGACTACAAGCCGCTCGATTGGCAGAAGCCGCACAAGGCGAACCCTACCGGTACGCCCCTCGCCTATCGGCCCAAGGGCTCAATCGTCGGCGCCGACCAGCGCCCCCGCGTCGCCGCCGACTACGACGCCTGGACGCCCTAG
- a CDS encoding Rne/Rng family ribonuclease → MANKMLIDSTHPEETRVVVVRGNRVEEFDFESASRKQLRGNIYLAKVTRVEPSLQAAFVEYGGNRHGFLAFSEIHPDYYQIPVADRQALIDAEEAEEREAEERATRQSARRQPRSSSRQAAAGSDQVSESPSESGEPAEGTASDEARSSDEASAASEGTETNDAEGTDNDHPELDAPASDSHVEEVGAEEEHPEDQVESVGAEDALEELPERRRARARQYKIQEVIKRRQVLLVQVVKEERGNKGAALTTYLSLAGRYSVLMPNTARGGGISRKITNTADRKRLKEVAQDLEVPEGMGVILRTAGASRTKAEVKRDFEYLLRLWENVRELTLRSAAPTLVYEEGSLIKRSIRDLYNKDIDEVLVAGDDGYREAKDFMRMLMPSHAKNVQPYRETQPIFARYAVEAQLDAMFSPQVTLKSGGYLVINQTEALVAIDVNSGRSTREHNIEDTAYQTNLEAAEEVARQLRLRDLAGLIVIDFIDMEEKRNNRAVENKLKTALKNDRARIQVGRISHFGLMEMSRQRIRTGVVESSMEVCPHCHGTGHVRAPASVALHVLRSIEDGLLKGATHNLIIRTRTVVALYILNQKRTHLAEIEQSFGISITILADETVASAAHYTLERGEPVVPRELPAPPPVIVQPDSIEPEEEAAEAEEEAEVEVEAEATETEPSTASAEREDGARRKRRRRRRRRGADGAVVPGDAAAGEAGDAETADDETGEDAGEDSADAEPVEAREGEAGDANDTEEGRRRRRRGRRGGRRGRRAPGDVEGSEDEAAGESGQAALELDETGEVQSEGFIEVEPEGIRDIDPEDAGDRLIADDIPVADVGEMEVPLFDPIDDQPELDMPEVGDTEDDEPEDEAQGLHITTEDVISRQSADPEGLDDESMVDGPNTQPPAEPEAPVEDSRPKRGGWWQRR, encoded by the coding sequence ATGGCGAACAAGATGCTCATCGATTCCACCCATCCCGAGGAGACTCGGGTGGTGGTGGTGCGCGGCAACCGGGTCGAGGAATTCGACTTCGAGTCCGCGAGCCGCAAGCAGCTGCGTGGCAATATCTATCTAGCCAAGGTCACGCGCGTCGAGCCGTCGCTGCAGGCCGCCTTTGTCGAATATGGCGGCAATCGCCACGGCTTCCTGGCTTTTTCCGAAATCCACCCGGACTATTACCAGATTCCCGTCGCCGACCGTCAGGCGCTGATCGACGCCGAAGAGGCTGAAGAGCGCGAGGCGGAAGAGCGGGCGACGCGCCAGAGCGCTCGCCGCCAGCCCCGTTCGTCGAGCCGCCAGGCCGCAGCCGGATCCGACCAGGTTTCCGAATCACCGTCCGAAAGTGGCGAGCCAGCGGAGGGCACTGCCTCCGATGAAGCGCGTTCGTCCGACGAAGCGTCGGCCGCTTCCGAGGGGACCGAGACCAACGACGCGGAAGGCACGGACAACGATCATCCCGAACTCGACGCGCCCGCTTCCGACAGCCATGTCGAAGAGGTCGGCGCCGAGGAAGAGCATCCCGAGGACCAGGTCGAATCGGTCGGTGCCGAGGACGCGCTCGAGGAGCTTCCGGAGCGGCGGCGCGCCCGTGCCCGCCAATACAAGATTCAGGAAGTGATCAAGCGCCGCCAGGTGCTGCTCGTCCAGGTCGTGAAGGAAGAGCGCGGCAACAAGGGCGCGGCGCTCACCACCTATCTCTCGCTCGCCGGTCGTTATTCCGTGCTGATGCCGAACACGGCCCGCGGCGGCGGCATTTCGCGCAAGATCACCAACACGGCCGACCGCAAGCGGCTTAAGGAAGTCGCGCAGGATCTCGAAGTGCCGGAAGGCATGGGCGTCATCCTCCGGACGGCCGGCGCCTCGCGCACCAAGGCCGAGGTCAAGCGCGACTTTGAATATCTGCTGCGCCTTTGGGAGAATGTCCGTGAGCTGACGCTGCGTTCGGCGGCGCCGACCCTCGTCTATGAGGAAGGCAGCCTGATCAAGCGGTCGATCCGTGATCTCTACAACAAGGACATCGACGAGGTTCTCGTCGCCGGCGATGACGGCTATCGCGAGGCCAAGGACTTCATGCGCATGCTCATGCCGAGTCATGCCAAGAATGTTCAGCCCTATCGCGAGACGCAGCCGATCTTCGCGCGCTACGCCGTCGAGGCGCAGCTCGACGCGATGTTCTCACCCCAGGTAACGCTGAAGTCCGGCGGCTATCTGGTGATCAACCAGACCGAGGCGCTCGTCGCCATCGATGTGAATTCGGGCCGCTCGACGCGCGAGCACAATATCGAAGACACCGCCTACCAGACCAATCTGGAAGCGGCCGAGGAAGTGGCGCGCCAGTTGCGCCTGCGCGATCTCGCCGGCCTTATCGTCATCGACTTCATCGACATGGAGGAGAAGCGCAACAACCGGGCGGTCGAGAACAAGCTCAAGACGGCGCTGAAGAACGATCGCGCGCGCATCCAGGTCGGCCGGATCTCGCATTTCGGCCTGATGGAAATGTCGCGCCAGCGCATTCGCACCGGCGTCGTCGAAAGCTCGATGGAGGTCTGCCCGCACTGCCATGGCACCGGCCATGTCCGTGCGCCGGCATCGGTCGCGCTGCATGTGTTGCGTTCGATCGAGGACGGCCTGCTCAAGGGTGCGACCCACAATCTGATCATCCGCACGCGCACCGTCGTCGCGCTTTATATCCTCAACCAGAAGCGCACCCATCTCGCGGAGATCGAGCAGAGCTTCGGCATCTCGATCACCATTCTGGCGGACGAGACCGTTGCCTCCGCAGCGCATTACACGCTGGAGCGCGGCGAGCCCGTCGTGCCGCGTGAGTTGCCCGCGCCGCCGCCTGTGATCGTGCAGCCCGATTCGATCGAGCCGGAAGAGGAAGCCGCCGAGGCGGAAGAGGAAGCCGAGGTCGAGGTCGAAGCCGAGGCGACCGAGACTGAGCCCTCGACGGCCAGCGCCGAGCGCGAAGACGGAGCGCGCCGCAAGCGCCGCCGTCGTCGGCGTCGTCGGGGTGCCGACGGCGCTGTCGTGCCGGGTGATGCCGCCGCAGGCGAAGCCGGCGACGCAGAGACCGCCGACGACGAGACTGGCGAAGATGCCGGCGAAGACAGTGCCGACGCTGAACCGGTCGAGGCCCGCGAGGGTGAAGCCGGCGATGCGAACGACACCGAGGAAGGCCGCCGCCGCCGCCGCCGCGGACGTCGGGGCGGCCGTCGCGGCCGCCGGGCACCCGGCGATGTCGAGGGCAGCGAGGACGAGGCAGCCGGCGAATCGGGACAGGCGGCACTCGAACTCGACGAAACCGGCGAAGTGCAGTCCGAGGGCTTCATCGAAGTCGAGCCGGAAGGCATTCGCGACATCGACCCCGAGGATGCCGGCGACCGCCTGATCGCGGACGATATCCCCGTCGCCGATGTCGGGGAGATGGAGGTTCCGCTGTTCGACCCAATCGACGACCAGCCGGAACTCGACATGCCAGAGGTCGGCGATACGGAAGACGATGAGCCCGAAGACGAGGCCCAGGGACTTCATATCACCACCGAGGATGTGATCTCGCGTCAGAGCGCCGATCCGGAAGGCCTAGACGACGAATCCATGGTCGACGGGCCCAATACCCAGCCTCCGGCCGAGCCCGAGGCGCCAGTCGAGGACAGCCGGCCCAAGCGGGGCGGCTGGTGGCAGCGTCGCTAG
- a CDS encoding DUF7946 domain-containing protein, translating to MALVEENIVVKFDGQLASSHRLPAYEAAQSLYGITRSILILTNYLHEGRVRRRDFDAPPFRFELIAQQPGSFDAILQIITDPQNLTAVGGAITTGIAANFIGDFIKSLLNRGVGGKASSQIEEMESREVLSPGDLSALVDAIEPSLKAAHTVVNRGAGSIIIINGDGNSVKFDSATKRYLQTTIADNDLKTKLFSIASFNANSRQGRMFDFEVGKTLPFEIAKDADRDTYQNIIDSISSYTFRRLGDNLRSSIAVQYRTLNSIEGDIKKVIILRARPHMGDL from the coding sequence ATGGCCCTTGTCGAAGAAAATATCGTAGTGAAATTCGATGGTCAGCTAGCATCAAGCCATCGACTGCCTGCCTACGAAGCAGCACAAAGCTTGTATGGCATCACGCGGTCCATACTCATTCTCACGAACTACCTGCATGAAGGTCGAGTGCGGAGGCGAGACTTCGATGCTCCGCCATTCCGTTTCGAACTGATAGCGCAGCAACCCGGCAGCTTCGACGCGATACTGCAAATAATAACCGACCCGCAAAATTTAACTGCAGTCGGCGGAGCAATAACTACTGGAATTGCAGCAAATTTCATCGGGGACTTTATAAAAAGCCTGCTGAATCGCGGCGTCGGTGGAAAAGCGTCAAGTCAAATTGAGGAAATGGAATCCAGAGAGGTTCTTTCTCCGGGCGATCTCAGTGCGCTGGTGGACGCTATCGAGCCGTCCCTGAAGGCGGCGCATACGGTAGTCAATCGAGGGGCCGGAAGTATTATTATAATAAATGGTGATGGCAATAGCGTAAAATTCGACAGCGCGACCAAGCGGTACTTGCAGACGACAATTGCGGACAATGATCTCAAGACTAAGTTATTTAGTATAGCGAGCTTCAACGCAAATTCTCGTCAGGGACGAATGTTTGACTTCGAAGTTGGTAAGACGCTCCCCTTCGAGATTGCGAAAGACGCCGATCGAGACACCTACCAGAATATCATAGACAGCATATCCTCTTATACCTTTCGACGGCTTGGCGATAACCTGAGGTCGTCCATAGCCGTTCAATATAGGACCCTGAATTCGATCGAAGGAGATATCAAGAAAGTCATCATCCTTCGGGCTCGCCCGCATATGGGTGACCTTTAA
- a CDS encoding vitamin B12-dependent ribonucleotide reductase, with protein MRIERRYTTEGQSAYAGIEFRTTKSEIRNPDGSVVFRLEGIAVPSSWSQVAADIIAQKYYRKAGVPARLKRVEENDVPSFLWRSVADEKALAALPESERYVGEVDSRQVFDRLAGTWTYWGWKGGYFDSETDAQAFFDELRFMLATQKVAPNSPQWFNTGLHWAYGIDGPSQGHFYVDYKTGKLTKSKSSYEHPQPHACFIQGVNDDLVNEGGIMDLWVREARLFKYGSGTGSNFSALRGEGERLSGGGKSSGLMSFLKIGDRAAGAIKSGGTTRRAAKMVVVNADHPDIENYINWKVREEQKVAALVTGSKINAQHLKAVLKACVNCEGSGDDCFDPAKNPALKREIRAAKKAMVPQNYILRVIQFAKQGYTDIDFPIYDTDWDSEAYLTVSGQNSNNSVSISDEFLRAVETDGDWKLIRRTDGKVAKTLKARELWEQIGYAAWASADPGLHFNTTMNEWHTSPASGRINASNPCSEYMFLDDTACNLASLNLLQFRAPDGSFDVDHYEHACRLWTVVLEISVLMAQFPSKEIAERSFEFRTLGLGYANIGGLLMTNGIPYDSAEGRAICGALTAIMTGIAYATSAEMAKELGPFPGFAKNREPMLKVIRNHRRAAHAETQGYEGLSVFPVPLDHGSLKDARLGAHAKAAWDKALALGEAHGYRNAQATVVAPTGTIGLVMDCDTTGIEPDFALVKFKKLAGGGYFKIINRAVPEALRTLGYAEHQIAEIEAYAVGHGSLKQAPGVNHTSLKAKGFTDAVLEKLEGTLASAFDIKFVFNKWALGEEFLTSIGFTEAQLNDPAFEILAALGFSKKEIEAANIHVCGAMTLEGAPFLKLEHYAVFDCANPCGKLGKRYLSVESHIRMMAAAQPFISGAISKTINMPNDATVEEAKNAYMLSWKLALKANALYRDGSKLSQPLNSQILADDEDDAEEAAEALMAKPAAARAEQIAERIVERIIEREVRKREKMPDRRTGYTQKANVGGHKVYLHTGEYRDGRIGEIFIDMHKEGAAFRAMMNNFAIAISLGLQYGVPLEEYVEAFVFTRFEPAGMVTGNEAIKNATSILDYVFRELAVSYLGRNDLAHVIPDDNHATSIGGGDVPTSKPAQVSHGLVRGKTERFKLVDSAGESKGAAATPATTSSTVTALRTTSQVGSTATAFKRDLDIGAAPEMIVGTVEPVAPSIAPKMKAAEQAAIARMKGYEGESCTECANFTMVRNGTCLKCDTCGNTSGCS; from the coding sequence ATGCGGATCGAACGTCGCTACACCACCGAGGGGCAGTCTGCCTATGCCGGTATCGAGTTCCGGACGACCAAGAGCGAGATCCGCAATCCGGATGGCTCGGTCGTTTTCCGTCTCGAGGGCATTGCCGTGCCGTCGAGCTGGAGCCAGGTGGCGGCGGATATCATCGCGCAGAAATACTACCGTAAGGCCGGCGTCCCGGCGCGGTTGAAGCGTGTCGAGGAGAACGACGTCCCCTCCTTCCTGTGGCGCTCGGTCGCCGACGAGAAGGCCTTGGCCGCCCTCCCTGAGAGCGAGCGCTATGTCGGCGAAGTCGATTCCCGCCAGGTCTTCGACAGGCTCGCCGGCACCTGGACCTATTGGGGCTGGAAGGGCGGCTATTTCGATAGCGAGACCGACGCGCAGGCCTTCTTCGACGAATTGCGCTTCATGCTGGCGACGCAGAAGGTGGCGCCGAACAGCCCGCAATGGTTCAACACCGGCCTGCACTGGGCCTATGGCATCGACGGGCCGAGCCAAGGCCATTTCTATGTCGACTACAAGACCGGCAAGCTCACCAAGTCGAAGTCGTCCTACGAGCATCCGCAGCCGCATGCCTGCTTCATCCAGGGGGTGAATGACGACCTCGTGAATGAGGGCGGCATCATGGACCTCTGGGTGCGTGAGGCGCGCCTGTTCAAATATGGCTCCGGCACCGGCTCCAATTTTTCGGCGCTGCGCGGCGAGGGCGAGCGGCTTTCGGGCGGCGGCAAGTCGTCGGGCCTGATGAGCTTCCTGAAGATCGGCGACCGCGCGGCGGGCGCGATCAAGTCGGGCGGCACGACGCGCCGGGCGGCCAAGATGGTCGTGGTCAATGCCGACCATCCCGATATCGAGAACTACATCAACTGGAAGGTGCGCGAGGAGCAGAAGGTCGCGGCGCTGGTCACCGGCTCCAAGATCAATGCGCAACACCTCAAGGCGGTCCTGAAGGCCTGCGTCAATTGTGAGGGCTCGGGCGATGATTGCTTCGACCCAGCCAAGAACCCGGCGCTGAAGCGCGAGATCCGGGCTGCCAAGAAGGCGATGGTGCCGCAGAACTATATCCTGCGCGTCATCCAGTTCGCCAAGCAGGGCTACACCGACATCGACTTCCCGATCTACGACACCGATTGGGACTCGGAAGCCTATCTGACGGTCTCGGGCCAGAATTCGAACAATTCCGTCTCGATCTCGGACGAGTTCCTGCGCGCCGTCGAGACCGATGGCGACTGGAAGCTGATCCGCCGCACCGACGGCAAGGTCGCCAAGACGCTCAAGGCGCGCGAACTTTGGGAACAGATTGGCTATGCCGCCTGGGCCTCCGCGGATCCGGGACTGCATTTCAACACCACGATGAACGAGTGGCACACCAGCCCGGCCTCGGGGCGCATCAACGCGTCCAATCCGTGCTCGGAATATATGTTCCTCGACGATACGGCCTGCAACCTGGCGTCGCTGAATCTTCTTCAGTTTCGCGCGCCGGATGGCTCCTTCGACGTCGATCATTATGAGCATGCCTGCCGGCTCTGGACCGTCGTGCTCGAAATCTCGGTGCTGATGGCGCAGTTCCCGTCGAAGGAGATCGCCGAACGCTCGTTCGAGTTCCGCACGCTCGGCCTCGGCTACGCCAATATTGGCGGCCTCTTGATGACCAACGGCATCCCTTATGACTCGGCTGAAGGCCGCGCCATCTGCGGCGCGCTGACCGCGATCATGACCGGCATCGCCTATGCGACCTCGGCCGAGATGGCCAAGGAACTCGGGCCGTTCCCGGGCTTCGCCAAGAACCGCGAGCCCATGCTCAAGGTCATCCGCAATCACCGCCGCGCCGCTCATGCCGAGACGCAGGGCTATGAAGGCCTCTCCGTCTTCCCGGTTCCGCTTGACCATGGCTCGCTCAAGGATGCTCGCCTGGGTGCGCATGCCAAGGCGGCCTGGGACAAGGCGCTGGCGCTTGGCGAGGCCCATGGCTATCGCAATGCGCAGGCGACCGTCGTCGCGCCGACCGGCACGATCGGCCTCGTCATGGATTGCGACACGACCGGCATCGAGCCAGATTTCGCGCTGGTCAAGTTCAAGAAGCTGGCCGGTGGCGGCTATTTCAAGATCATCAACCGCGCCGTGCCCGAGGCACTCAGGACGCTTGGCTATGCCGAGCACCAGATCGCCGAGATCGAGGCCTATGCCGTTGGCCATGGCTCGCTGAAGCAGGCGCCCGGCGTCAACCACACGAGCCTCAAGGCCAAGGGGTTCACCGACGCGGTGCTCGAGAAGCTGGAAGGCACCCTCGCCTCGGCCTTCGATATCAAGTTCGTCTTCAACAAATGGGCGCTCGGTGAGGAATTCCTCACCTCGATCGGCTTCACCGAAGCGCAGCTGAACGACCCGGCCTTCGAGATCTTAGCCGCGCTCGGCTTCTCGAAGAAGGAGATCGAGGCGGCGAACATCCATGTCTGCGGCGCGATGACGCTCGAAGGAGCGCCGTTCCTGAAACTGGAGCACTATGCGGTGTTCGACTGCGCCAATCCGTGCGGCAAGCTCGGCAAGCGCTATCTCTCGGTCGAGAGCCACATCCGCATGATGGCGGCGGCGCAGCCCTTCATTTCGGGCGCCATCTCCAAGACCATCAACATGCCCAACGACGCCACGGTGGAAGAGGCGAAGAACGCCTATATGCTGTCGTGGAAGCTGGCGCTGAAGGCCAACGCGCTCTATCGCGACGGCTCGAAGCTGTCGCAGCCGCTGAATTCGCAGATCCTCGCCGATGACGAGGACGACGCGGAGGAAGCCGCTGAGGCGCTGATGGCGAAGCCCGCCGCGGCGCGCGCCGAGCAGATCGCGGAGCGGATCGTCGAGCGGATCATCGAGCGCGAGGTGCGCAAGCGCGAGAAGATGCCGGATCGCCGTACGGGTTACACCCAGAAGGCCAATGTTGGTGGCCACAAGGTCTACCTCCATACCGGCGAATATCGCGACGGCCGCATCGGCGAGATCTTCATCGATATGCACAAGGAGGGCGCCGCCTTCCGCGCGATGATGAACAATTTCGCCATCGCCATCTCGCTTGGCCTGCAATACGGCGTCCCGCTGGAAGAATATGTCGAGGCCTTCGTGTTCACGCGCTTCGAGCCGGCCGGCATGGTCACCGGCAATGAGGCGATCAAGAACGCGACGTCGATCCTCGATTATGTGTTCCGTGAACTCGCCGTGTCCTATCTCGGACGCAACGATCTGGCCCACGTCATCCCGGACGATAACCACGCGACGTCGATCGGCGGCGGCGACGTCCCGACCAGCAAGCCGGCACAGGTCAGCCACGGCCTCGTCCGCGGCAAGACCGAGCGCTTCAAGCTCGTCGACAGCGCCGGTGAATCGAAGGGCGCCGCGGCTACCCCTGCGACCACGTCCTCGACGGTAACGGCGTTGCGCACGACCAGCCAGGTCGGCAGCACCGCAACGGCGTTCAAGCGCGATCTCGATATCGGGGCAGCGCCTGAGATGATTGTCGGCACGGTCGAACCCGTTGCGCCTTCCATCGCCCCCAAGATGAAAGCCGCCGAACAGGCCGCCATCGCCCGGATGAAGGGCTATGAGGGCGAAAGCTGCACCGAATGCGCGAACTTCACGATGGTGCGGAACGGCACCTGTCTGAAGTGCGATACGTGCGGGAATACGAGCGGGTGTAGTTGA
- a CDS encoding Imm50 family immunity protein, giving the protein MSETVDVPGWSNLVAWFGGRPTFHDAEVISLDLRRDPEESVLRVHTWQMTSDLDERGYFILDRHVIVRFILAGISALELSEWSAQNVIFGLALSRDERGYRIELHSIFGIGGVIIANSLRVDHEAIDGAQAVGG; this is encoded by the coding sequence ATGAGTGAAACAGTCGATGTCCCTGGATGGTCAAACCTAGTCGCTTGGTTTGGCGGGAGGCCAACGTTTCACGATGCCGAGGTCATCAGCCTCGATTTGAGACGGGACCCAGAAGAATCGGTGTTGCGCGTTCACACGTGGCAAATGACCTCCGATCTCGATGAGCGAGGCTACTTCATCCTCGATCGGCACGTCATCGTTCGCTTCATCCTCGCAGGCATTTCTGCTTTGGAACTGAGTGAGTGGAGCGCTCAAAACGTCATCTTTGGGCTGGCGCTATCGCGCGACGAGCGTGGCTATCGCATCGAACTTCATTCGATCTTTGGGATAGGCGGCGTAATCATCGCCAACAGCCTCCGGGTAGACCACGAAGCTATAGACGGGGCACAAGCTGTTGGCGGTTGA
- a CDS encoding RES family NAD+ phosphorylase — translation MAIVWRICRTPYADLTGEGARRLGGRWNSPGVPMVYAAEAAALAVLEVRVHLDLTPDLLPDDFELIGIDVGDAATETVSALPEDPQAVGDRWARNEATAVLRVPSAIVPESANWLLNPRHPSASSFRIAHRRHFQFDTRLWRPFAPTR, via the coding sequence TTGGCGATCGTCTGGCGCATCTGCCGCACGCCCTATGCCGATCTGACCGGCGAGGGAGCCCGCCGCCTTGGCGGACGCTGGAATTCGCCGGGCGTCCCGATGGTCTACGCGGCGGAAGCGGCAGCGCTGGCCGTTCTCGAAGTGCGCGTTCATCTCGACCTGACGCCAGACCTCTTGCCAGACGATTTTGAACTGATCGGCATCGATGTCGGCGACGCGGCGACGGAAACGGTATCGGCCTTGCCGGAAGATCCGCAGGCCGTCGGCGATCGTTGGGCTCGGAACGAGGCAACGGCCGTTCTTCGCGTACCCTCTGCGATCGTGCCGGAAAGCGCCAATTGGCTCCTCAATCCGCGTCATCCAAGCGCCTCGTCCTTCCGCATCGCCCATCGGCGGCACTTTCAGTTCGATACGAGGCTCTGGCGACCCTTTGCCCCAACGCGCTGA